The DNA region TGTCGCGGCGGGGGGAGGCGACGAGCACGAAGGCGGTGTCGTCATGTGAGAGCAGCTCGAGCACCCGGGCGGCCCGGTCGCGGAAGCCCTGCTCCATGCCCTCGAAGGCGTGGAAGAACGTCATGGCGTCGTCGATGGCCTCGCCCCCGACCACCTTCGAGACCGTGTGGAGGAAGGCCTGCGCGGCGACGTTGAGGGCCTTGACGATCCCCCGGGTGGGGGCCATCAGGAGCCGGAAGAGGCGGTGGTCGAGCAGGCGGGTGATGTTGCGGGGGGCGTCGAGGAAGTCGAGCGCGTTGCGGGTGGGCGGCGTGTCCACGACCACGAGGTCGAAGTCGGACTCCTCGTGCAGCTCGTAGAGCTTCTCCATGGCCATGTACTCCTGCGTGCCCGACAGCGCCGAGGAGATGTTGCGGTAGAAGCGGTTGGCGAGGATGGCCTCGGTCTGCTCGGGGCTGCCGGCGTACTTGGCGATGAGGCCGTCGAAGGTGCTCTTGGTGTCGAGCATCAGGGCCGACAGGTGGCCCGGCCAGTCGCCCGTGATCTCGCTCGGCGTGTCGGACAGGCCCTCGAGCCCCAGGGCGTCGGCCAGGCGCTTGGCCGGGTCGATGGTCACCACGACGGTGCGGCGACCCTGTCGGGCCCCTTCGAGGGCCAGCACGGCGGCGGTGGTGGTCTTGCCGACGCCGCCCGACCCCGTGCACACCACGATGCTCGAACGGGCGATCAGCTCGGTCAGCCCCGGCGGGGTGCTCATCGGGCGGCCTCCTCTGGCGCAGCGGCGGCGGGCGCGCCGGCGGGGGACGCGGGCTCGGGCAGCGCCTCGATCCCGGCGCGCATCGCGTCGGAGAGGACGGCCAGGTCCGCCGGGCCGAGGTCGGCGCTGAACAGGAAGGGGAGGGCGATCTGGGGGAGCGGGAGGTCCTCGGCGAGGCGGCGGACCTGCTCGGTCTGGAGCGCGGTGCGCTCGCGGCGGAAGGCGGCGGCGTCGGCCAGGTGCTGCGCCTCACCGGGGCGCAGGGAGGCGCCTGCGGCACGGGCCGCTGCTTCGGGGTCGGCCTCCATGCCCGCCAGCTCGGGGTAGACGCCGTTGACGATCACCGGGCCCAGGCTGACCCCGACCTGGTCCTCGAGGTTGAACGCCGTCTCGACCAGCTCGTTCACCGGCGTCTCCTCGGGCAGGGTGACGAGCAGCACCCGGCACAGCTCGGGGTCGCGGAGCAGGTCCATGACGTCCTGGGCCTGGGTGTTGATGGGCCCGACCTTCACCGCGTCGACGAGGCCCCGGGCCGATCCCAGGAACGTGATGGCGTGGCCCGCCGCCGGGGCGTCGAGCAGGACGAGGTCGAGGCGGGGCTCGCGGCTCAAGCTCTTGACCTTTCCCAGTACGAGGATGTCGCGGATGCCCGGCACGGCGGTGGCCACGACGTCGAGGGCGCCCGAGCTGACCAGGCGGCGCGAGATGCGGTTGAGGCCGTGGTCGCCGAGGTACTCGAGCAGGGCCTCGTCGGGGGTGAGGGTGCGGGCGATGACGTCGGCGGCGCCCCCAGGGCCGCCGGGGGAGAGCACGACCTCGTCGTAGGCGAAGGGCGGCTGGCCGTACAGCGTGGCCAGGCCGCTCTTGCCCTCGACCTCGACGACGAGGGTGGTGAGGCCGGCGAGCGCTGCCGTGCGCGCGAGCGCGGCGGTCACGGTCGTTTTGCCGACACCGCCCTTCCCGGCCACGATGACCACACGTGATTCAGTGAGGAACTGCGCTGGATCCACGGACAATCTCTCGTCGGAGGCGCTTCGTGCGCAGACTACCCACCGGTGCCGTCGGCGCCGTCCTTCTCGGCCTCGCCCTGCTGCTCGTCGCCGCCCCGGCGGCCTCGGCGCGCGGCACGACGCGGGCCGAAGACGACGTTCCCGCCGGCCGGGCCAACGTCGTGAAGGTGAGCGGCCTGCTCGACCCGGTCCTCGTCGACTTCGTTTCGGGGGCGATCGAGGACGCCGAGGCGCAGGACGCGCTGTCGGTCACCCTCCAGCTCAACAGCGCTGGCGCGGTGGTGTCGGACGCCGACATCGAGGCCCTCACCGAGCAGATGCGCGAGTCGGACGTCCCCGTGGCGGTCTGGGTGGGCCCCTCGGGGTCCAAGGCCCTCGACGAGGCCGCGCTGCTGGTCGCAGCCGCGGCCGATTCGGGCATGGCCCCCGGCACGCGCATCACCGGCCCCGGCGGCGAGACCCTGAACGACGAGGAAGCGGTCGAGGCCGGGGTGGTCGACCGGGCCGCCCCCACCATCGGCCTGTTCAACGTCGAGCTCGACGGCTTCGAGTCGCGCGTCGTCGAGGGCGAGGACGGCCGGCCCACCCGCGAGCCCGTCACCCCGACGGTCTTCTCCCAGCCGCCGCTGTGGTCCCAGCTCGCCCACACCGTGGCCAGTCCCGCCGTGGCCTATCTGCTCTTCGTGATCGGGATGGCCCTCATCCTCTTCGAGTTCTTCACCGCCGGCGTCGGGGTGGCCGGTGTGGTCGGCGCCGGCTTCTTCATCGGCGGGTGCTACGGCCTCGACGTGCTGCCCACCAACACCTGGGCGGCCGCCCTGCTGGTCCTGTCGATGTTCGCCTTCGGCATCGACATACAGACCGGGGTGCCACGGTTCTGGACCGGCTTCGCCATGGTGGCCTACGTGGTCGGCACGCTCGGTCTGTACGACGGCATCTCGCTCTCCTGGATCACCCTCGGTGTCTCGTTCATCGGGATGGCGGTGGCGATGATCGCCGGCATGCCGGCCATGGTCCGCACGCGTTTCGCCACGCCGACGATCGGCCGCGAGTGGATGATCGGGGAGATGGGCGAGGCGATGGTCGACGTCGATCCGGAGGGCACGGTCAAGATCCGCGACGCCCTGTGGCGGGCACGGGTCAACCGGGCCACCCCCATCGATGCCGGCGACCCGGTGCGCGTGGTGGGCATCTCGGGGATGATCCTCGAGGTCGAGCCCGAGGAGGGCGCCGCCCGGGACTACCGCGAACGGCGCTGAGCGCTCGCGATAGCTCCCATAGTGCGTGAAAAAGTTGCCCCTTGTGGACAACTTTCGGCGCGTCTACGTTCGCCTTCCGCCTGAAGGGGGGCGAATTCGTGAGTGCACAGACAGCTGACAACTCGTGGCAGATGAAGGCAGCGTGCCGGGGGCCACAGGCCGCCGTCTTCTTCCCGCCACCGCAGTTCGAGCGCAAGGACGAGAAGCTCGACCGTGAGGCGCGGGCCAAGGAGATCTGCGCCACCTGCTCGGTGAAGGAGCCCTGCCTCGACTACGCGGTGTCGATCCGCGAGCCGCACGGCATCTGGGGTGGTCTCAACGAGAGCGAGCGCAAGGCCATCCTGGTCCGCGTGAGCTGACGGCGGCGGCGGGCGCTCGCTCCTACTGAGTCACGGCGGATCTCCTCGGGGCCGGGTGTCCCATCGAGGAAGGATCCCCGAATTTCACCAAAAGGGGGTCCTCCACATCTGGCGCTGGGTGCCGATGTGAAGCCCGTGAGTGCGCTGCAGAGCTACCGCGCCCAGGTCGGGGTGGCGTTCGAGGTGCTGGCCGAGGGGCTGGCGCCGTACGTGGACCTTCACATGGCCGCCCACATCCCCGACGACGAGTGGATCCTCGTCGCCGCGGCCAAGCTCGGCAAGCGGGCCGACTTCCTCGTCTCCGTGTCGGATCCGCAGTTCCAGCTCGACGTGCTCAACCGCTTCTGGGGCCCGGTGTTCGCCCGCGACCTCGATCCCGGGCTGCGCAAC from Acidimicrobiales bacterium includes:
- a CDS encoding WhiB family transcriptional regulator, yielding MSAQTADNSWQMKAACRGPQAAVFFPPPQFERKDEKLDREARAKEICATCSVKEPCLDYAVSIREPHGIWGGLNESERKAILVRVS
- a CDS encoding ArsA family ATPase, translating into MSTPPGLTELIARSSIVVCTGSGGVGKTTTAAVLALEGARQGRRTVVVTIDPAKRLADALGLEGLSDTPSEITGDWPGHLSALMLDTKSTFDGLIAKYAGSPEQTEAILANRFYRNISSALSGTQEYMAMEKLYELHEESDFDLVVVDTPPTRNALDFLDAPRNITRLLDHRLFRLLMAPTRGIVKALNVAAQAFLHTVSKVVGGEAIDDAMTFFHAFEGMEQGFRDRAARVLELLSHDDTAFVLVASPRRDTVEEAGFFAERLGEADIAVRALIVNRMHPRFGTETAVAARERAETFAGTDLGGLYTNLADFALVASREEEHLRGLAAKVAPAPVVRVPFLATDVHDLDGLATVGTHLFAAADR